A window of Drosophila sulfurigaster albostrigata strain 15112-1811.04 chromosome X, ASM2355843v2, whole genome shotgun sequence genomic DNA:
TCAATCTCAACGACAGCCAACTGTCGGGACTCGGAATCATGGTTCTCCAAGCTGTTGGTGCGCAAAATTGAACCCACCAAGGAGTCGCACAGTCGGATGCTCAGCGACAAGGAAATCATTTATGCCCTCCACACTCATAATGTGCGTCCCGATTCCATGGGCGCCTACCTGAACAACTAGTGAGTGTTATTCCCATTCTCAACACTTTGagagtgctgccaactttaGTCTAGAAAGAGAAGCATAAGGGAAGCGTATATATAGACAAACCGATCAGGATTCAAGTATATGTTTTAGAAGTTATACCTCAATGAAAAAGGAAATGTATAGGATCACTTATGAATATTATTGATAAGTTATATCTCAATTAAAAACCTAATGTAGAGGATCATCTATGAATATTATTGAGAAGTTATAtctcaattaaaaaaagaaaaacaaagtatATAGGATTAGCTATGACTATCATGAATAAGTTATAccaaattcaaaaacaaatctAGAtgatattctataaatattattgataagTTATAtctcaattaaaaatgcaaatgtagaGGATTAGTTATATAGCAACAGAACCCTTCAGATGTAGACTGTTTTTTTAGACTTCATCCTAAGCTTATCCAATGAGAATATATATTAGTAATTCTTTGGCAAAAATGTTTCgtaaagtacaaaaaatatatgccaaaataaagttgttaattttgagaaagaaaaaaatataaagtgaaacaattttaaaaattagtaAAGGTTATATATATACCTCTTGATtagcactttaattagagtttagaattatttttctgttttaagataattgcaaaactGAAAGTTCCTATTCCACAAAATTaacgaatttaaatattttattataaaacagaaaggtttcctaaaatcaatccgATCTCTAAATATAGAGCTACAAgaatattctttattattatttttttaatttgtttcagtttatgatTTTCTCACTGACAAGTTCCGCCAGAGAACTCATAATCATTTAACCCAAGCTGTAAATCAGaaaaagtttctaaaatcaatctaAGCTCTGTATATAGTGCTAATCTTGAGCTATAAGTATaacctttacttatttttttaaattgtttcagttcAGATACATTTTGCCCGAGAATTACCTTTATATCTTTTATAGagcaaactaaattttaaCTTAATCGTAGTTTCCAAATTTCGGTTGTACTCAAATTGACAGCATCTCGTTTTCTTTAATCACATCATCGATTCCAAAACTAATGCAAATTCGATTTCTTTCCCAACACTTACAGCAAGAACACTGTTGGTCTGATCAATGACAAAAAGTCGAGTTTGTCGTGCAATTTGGTTGCCTCATGGACTGTCCAAGTGGGCGATATGGATCAGTGTCTGCATTTATGGAAATACACTGGAGGCTTTGAGAAGATCGATCAGGCCAAGGAGGATCTGTGGAATGATCCCGAGTATCTCAAGCTGATGAACGAACGTTCGAAATTCTTGCGTTCCCGCCATCTCCAATATCTTTTGGCCTTCAGCTATTGGCCACAAATCGAGAGTCGCGAAGGCAAAAACATTTACGAAATGCGGCAAGTTTCGCTAtcgaattgcaatttaaattcaaatacttaTTTATCATCTATGATTTTTTGCAGTTCTTACCGCTTGACGCCGGGAACGATGATCGAGTGGGGCAACAATTGGGCGCGTGCGATCAATTTCCGTAAGCACAACAACGAGGCATTTGCTGGATTCTTCTCACAGATCGGACGTCTCTATAACGTGCATCACATTTGGTGTAAGTTCGGATCGGAGATTAACATTAACATCCGAATTCAATTGTTGAAACTATTCTTTTTCGTAGGCTACAAATCGCTGCAGGATCGCAAGGAGACCAGAGAGGCTGCTTGGCGTTCTCCTGGCTGGGATGAATGCGTCGCTTACACTGTGCCCCTCATCCGTGAGATGCACTGTCGCGTCCTTGCCCCCACCGAGTTCTCGCCCTCAcaatagagcgagagagagagagggagacagagtgagggagagaggaGATGTGTCGTCAAGCTGATATGTGGAACTGTAGATCGGCTCTAAACTAGATTGCTTGTAAATAATGACAGCATTTTTACCgatgctcacacacacacccacacacgaacacacacacaaacaaccatttatatatataccttGTAATTTCTTAAgatacaaacacaacacaacaaaaaaaaagtgcatttGTTTTCGAGCGTTTTACATTTGTTtccaaaagagagaaaaaatgaaaaaaatcagcaaactaaaagtgaaattaaaaaaaaaaacacacacacacatgttaacgttatattatatactactatattatCTACGAGAATAAATCGTAAATGAATTTGCAAATGTTTCAATTTATCTTTATCAATCTGAATCACAACTTATTTAAGTCATTATACTAACCACATTAAAATAGATATTGACTTGATTTAAAAGCtgaattttagtttaatgttttaacCTTAAAACgtattactttatttactttctcaatttttgttttctatataaattctcacaacgaaaacatacaaaaaattcggttttaatttaaacactTGAGCTTTTAAGTCTCAGTTGAGTcacttttttataatttggCTCTAAGTTTAACAGCCTGGATATTATAAACAGCTGACGGATAGAGAATTAAAGCGTTATATAGTAGAATCTAGTAATGCTGCTTGATTCACTTTAACTTTGTGCTTACATTtgtaaattaacatttatattcCCTTTTATAGTTTGTCTAATTATGtgtatttccattttcaatgtTTCTCATATACGATTATCATCATTAAATTGACAACTTTTCATTATATTCATATCTTGGATAATTTGTTTTgagcacataaaaaataactttataaGTAACTACATATAAAAATCACATAAAATCATCGTTTTTAACATAATAAAGCATTTTGTcgttattcattttttgtagATCATCATTTTAAACACAATAAAGCATTTTATCGTAAATCAGTTCATTGTAAATCATAATTTTGAACATAATAAAGTAGTTCatcttatttcatttgttataaCTCACTTTTGTAAcagaacaaaaagaaaaataataaatcatttgtACGTTAGATGAACTCTTTAGCTTCAATATAGAATCACAATTGAATGCTATACGATAGTTGTATACGATATTTTtcaactaaatttatatttatgcatagtTAAAGCCCACATActaatataattgaattatgcTTTTGAAAGCTAAATGGCATTTCGAATCAAAGTGTGAACTTTTCATAGTTTAACTGGCGACATATTGACGCGACGCCTTGAGATGCTTCTTGCCCAGAAGATGCTGTTGCAGAATGCTGATGTGATTCATCGCCTTGTTGCACATCTTGCAATAGTACGAATTCGATGGCGTTCGATACATGGCCAGATCCACATCGCCAGCCAAGAGTGGAATATCGATGGATGTTGCACTTGTCGTTGACTGTTTCATCTCCTCCGATggctgctcctcctcctgcaGCTGCTTGCGTAGATTCTTCTGATGCTTGGCGCCATCCATGTGCATTTTGATTTGTGATGCCGAGGTGACGCTTATCTGACAGATGCGACAACTCAACGTGGCATCCATGTCGGTGGCAGCAACTGTTTCACcagctttgctgctgctgctgctctgcacCACTTCAATGGCCTTGGGCTCCTCGGGAGTTGTGGAATCCggtgtggcagctgctgctgctgcctgggTGAGAAACTGTTCGCCAATGCGAAAGCGTCCGTCGTCCACAAACGCTTCGGGTCGGCTGCCCGTCCGCACCCATTTGCCCTCCTGGCTGTAGTAGCCAGCTCCGGAGGGCCGCGAACGCTTCTGCTCCACCAGCTGATGCTTGCGCCCGGCATAATGCTGTCGAGCGTGCGTCAACGAGGTCAACGGCAGGTCACAGAGTTCACAGTGATAGGCATTGGGTCCCGTCGTTCCATGCTGTTTAACCATGCGCTTCACCGGCGGCGTCTGCAGCCCCACGTCGGTGTAGTTCTTGGCCAGCCAAGCGCTGATGTGACGATCGTGTGCCTTGGACTCGTAATGATCGCGTGCACTCTTCATCGAGGTCATTTGGGATTTGCAGAGATGGCACGACAGCGGCATTATCAGTTTATTGAGTTCGTCGGGATAGCTTTCGTCTCGTCCCTGAAACATAATCAGCGTCTGGTTGCTAGTGGCATCCATCGCTGCCTCCGTTGTGTCCAATTTGCGTTTCAAGTTGCGACGCTGTGATGCAACAACTGTGGGTATCGTCGTTGCTGCAGATGCAGCATTCTGTCGGCCAGGCGCCACAAAGCGATTACCGGGATGGCTCATGTTTTGTGATTCCCTTTTAACTACTATTCACAACTAACGAAACACAAcacacgctgctgctgcaaactTGAGCAAATCAATCGGTGTTCAAAATGCGGCTGCTAGAGATGCGCTGCTGTATGGCAGGCGCACTTTCGATTGTTATCGACACATTACCACAGCCACCACACTCTCACTTTCGATTAACTTTGTAtcgatacacacacaaataagaccatttttcaaatacaattacgaatagctttttttttatttcagcAAAAAAACGGAAAACTAGTTGTAATCATTTACTTAGTTGTCGGGCAGCGAGCGGATGATGTCCGAATCTCCAGGATCGGTAATGGACATGGTGCACACGCGGAAGTACTTGCCGCAAGCGGTGCCCAACTCAATGTTGGTGCCACTGTAGTGCTGGACCTCGGTCTTGGCCAACATTGCGTAGTACTCAATCTCAGACTTCCTATAAACGGAGAATAACAGAAAACAatacattaattatatatgcTACAATAACAAACGGCAATCCTTATTAACTTGAGCTTCAGAAAGAGTCTCTAGTAATAAAAAGGAATCGTCATGGCGATCGGAATTACATAAATCATCATATACAACTCTAATACTGTGTTTTCAATTCCATTTCCTTACCCCAAGTATTCCAAACTTTAATTCTGGtggcggcgtcgtcgtcgtagttaCTGGAACCATTTTTGGAGCCGTGCGTAATGCAGCAGACGAGGTAAGAACAGAGAGCTAGCTACCTGTCTCTGTTACACTGCTTGAGATATATGTATTACTACTCCATAGTTTCCACAATTTGATTGGAATCATATTTCTCAGTCAGCATTAAGCAAGACTCCATATGGTTCCACCAACAACACAACGAACAACCGTTACTTGGATGTAATGGAAATCTACTTCTCTGTAgcaattaaaacacatttCCAGGCACAACACTGCGCACGTGGATTCTCACCTCAGAGCTGGAGTGTTGCTGGCGATGAGCACCAACTTAGCTTTGCCCTGACGCAGGGTCTTCAAGGTCTGCTTGTAGCCCAGGCAGTATTTGCCGGACTTCATCACCAGAGCCAGACGAGCATTGGTGCTCTCCAAAGCCTTCTTCTGCAAAGTcccaagaaaaagaaaaaaaaattgttaggTTATGTCGAACAGCAAAAcatttcagtttgtttttatatttacctGTTTCTTCACGGCAACCATATTGAATGTTTAAGCGACAAAATTActacaataaacaaaagcagaaattGCACGTTTTagcaaaaattgttaagtcggagcacacaaaaataaaacacacccACCTTAGTCGGCCGACAATGTCAAAAAGAAAGAGCAGAGCCAGAAACGGAAACGCGATAGATAGCACAACTAATGATGTAGTGCTGGAAAACACAAACATATGGTCGCAATTTTAAGGTTGCATTTTCCAATCGATTATTCACCACAAATTCGATCTTAATTTACAATGAAATTACACAtatgcaacaaaatattattgatagTGGCACgcattaaaataatgataatttattGCTAGTATATAACACTATTATAAAGAGTCTTAATTATATCACATAATTTAGAAAAGTCTTTTGTATCGATAAGCGCCGTCTGAGGGCAATAGTGACGTCAAGCAAGCGTTATCCATGTGGCTGGctcacaaatacaaacacacaattaCCATATGATTGTGCCTTTGCTCacccatgtgtgtgtgagcgtttctttattttgaatCAACGCACATgccatatttataaataaaaaacaactaaacaaGATGCAACGCCGCAAAGGTCCGAAATCAGTAAATAAGCCCCCTCCAATACAGGCAATACCCAAGAAGACGACATTTGATGGCGACAACGATATTCAATTCGAATTGGAGCTTTGTTGGTGCGTACAACAACTGCAGACGGCACTAAACAGCGGCAAGCTCAACCAAAAAATTGGTAAGTCagtaaaattgaataaaaattggcaaaataaaGCATTAATttgacatacatacatatgtatgtattttagcCGAGGACACAGCCAAGAACTTGAAGACATTGACCAGCAATACGGCACCGCTAATTAAAAAGCGGCAGGTGATGAAGTTGGCGCTAGGCGATTATCGCTTGAAGATGCAGCAGGAGGAAAAGAAGATGCTTCTAGGTgagcaataaattatttattaaacagtTAAGTGTCGGAAAATAGCGCCATGCTAAGCACATTTAAACTCCATGTCGCCAGCCCTGGCAGGACATGTGTACTGATTGCGCTGGCCTTGCACGGCACGACAAGGAATACATGTGGCCCTTGCACGTCACGAAAACGAAGAATCAGCTGCCGTCTGTCGTTGTCTCCTTCCAAACTGTGCAGCTTGCTGTCTCTTTTCCATAGCGGTAGTAatactttttttgcttttgtttttaattgcagcttccaaagaaattaaatttacaccGGCTGCTGAGATGAACAAGAAATCGAGTTTTGTTAAGAAATCAGCACTGTTGACATCGGGCAAAGATTTTCGCTTTAATTTTGCCGTACCTGACTCGAGctccacaacgacaacaacaacaacaaccccaCAAGTTCCACAATCAGCTGTGGAAACAAAAGTTTCCAGTCTCTTTGCTGGAAGCAATGCAACAGTGCAACCCTTCAAGTTCAATTTTAGCATCGATGATAATGATGCAGCCGACGATATTAATCTGGCGGGATTAGCTATAAAGAATTGAATAAagactaaattaaaatacttgcTAAAAATACGTTTTATTATGTGCATGCATTTTGTACAATTCAAGAAGTGAGACGGTACAATGggacaaaaaaatatatatagttatgtatCGTTAAAAACTGGAATAattcatgttgttgctgcttttgttgttggaatattacaattgttgttgttgttgagataTGAAAGAACCGCCGCCAGTTTGCTGCTGATAGACTTCAATTGTATCGCCCTCCTCCATTTCTAGAGATGTAGGCGTATCGTTCTCGTTGATTGGCTGGCCATCAAAACGGAAGCGCACCACTTGCATTGAAAGGCCCTGCAAGAAACGAGATGATGAAATGCATTCCAATGCAATgccttcttttttgttgtattttacttACAGCGCGATCACAATAGGCATTCATTAGCTTGCGCAAAGGAGTATGCTTCTTGATTTTGAATTGAACGACGGCATTATCCTGTCCCAACACCTTGAGGTTGATATGCTCAGTTTCAGCCTGCGAAATAAAATCGCaataaagaatattaattGCATATCAGTTTTTGTTTACACCACAATTTCCTTGTTCGTTGTACACTTCATTCTTTTGCATGCGCGCCATTTGCTTGTTTGTATGCCAgcctgtgtctgtgtcttttgcttgcgtgcgtgtgtgtgtgtgtgtgtgtgtgccgcatCACTCAGCCGGCATTATTGTGGGCACATTGTATTTGACATCATTGCAGCAGTAGCAttgatgaaaatgtttttaaacaaGTTTACACTTACCTTTTTTTCCTCAGACATATTGTTCGcggttgtttattttgttgtgctaCAATTTACACTAAATTCACTCACTACGCCGATACGTAAActccaagaacaacaactaataGAGGTGGAGAAATATCGCCTGCCACTATCGATTGAgaatttttcttctttttaacaGTATCGATACTACATCGATGACTGCACGGCGAACAAGCTGATAAGCAAATGCCGCGATAGTCGATAGCTAGCTGAACTCAATTAATTGtagaacaataataataatattttgttatggcatttatttgtacattttgcaGACTCATGGACGCTGTCGATAAAAACACataatagatttatttaaaagaatattaaacGAAAATCGATAACGTTCTGATATTTATCGGAATGCGCCGAAGAGTTGCAAAAAGCAgccatttaaatttgaacGTAGCAGCTGCTAAAATTGTAATGGAAAATGCGAACTTGGggtatttttgaataatacgATAATCTTTATTCTATTAAAGgtaatatgaaaaatactCAATATGGAAGTTATtacttttctatatttatatatatataatacatacaca
This region includes:
- the LOC133847497 gene encoding protein NipSnap; amino-acid sequence: MLNIRNICSLANNNAALIAIRSISTTANCRDSESWFSKLLVRKIEPTKESHSRMLSDKEIIYALHTHNVRPDSMGAYLNNYKNTVGLINDKKSSLSCNLVASWTVQVGDMDQCLHLWKYTGGFEKIDQAKEDLWNDPEYLKLMNERSKFLRSRHLQYLLAFSYWPQIESREGKNIYEMRSYRLTPGTMIEWGNNWARAINFRKHNNEAFAGFFSQIGRLYNVHHIWCYKSLQDRKETREAAWRSPGWDECVAYTVPLIREMHCRVLAPTEFSPSQ
- the LOC133847501 gene encoding small ubiquitin-related modifier 3-like, whose product is MSEEKKAETEHINLKVLGQDNAVVQFKIKKHTPLRKLMNAYCDRAGLSMQVVRFRFDGQPINENDTPTSLEMEEGDTIEVYQQQTGGGSFISQQQQQL
- the LOC133847499 gene encoding UPF0488 protein CG14286, with translation MQRRKGPKSVNKPPPIQAIPKKTTFDGDNDIQFELELCWCVQQLQTALNSGKLNQKIAEDTAKNLKTLTSNTAPLIKKRQVMKLALGDYRLKMQQEEKKMLLASKEIKFTPAAEMNKKSSFVKKSALLTSGKDFRFNFAVPDSSSTTTTTTTTPQVPQSAVETKVSSLFAGSNATVQPFKFNFSIDDNDAADDINLAGLAIKN
- the LOC133847500 gene encoding large ribosomal subunit protein eL30 gives rise to the protein MVAVKKQKKALESTNARLALVMKSGKYCLGYKQTLKTLRQGKAKLVLIASNTPALRKSEIEYYAMLAKTEVQHYSGTNIELGTACGKYFRVCTMSITDPGDSDIIRSLPDN
- the LOC133847498 gene encoding zinc finger matrin-type protein 3, whose amino-acid sequence is MSHPGNRFVAPGRQNAASAATTIPTVVASQRRNLKRKLDTTEAAMDATSNQTLIMFQGRDESYPDELNKLIMPLSCHLCKSQMTSMKSARDHYESKAHDRHISAWLAKNYTDVGLQTPPVKRMVKQHGTTGPNAYHCELCDLPLTSLTHARQHYAGRKHQLVEQKRSRPSGAGYYSQEGKWVRTGSRPEAFVDDGRFRIGEQFLTQAAAAAATPDSTTPEEPKAIEVVQSSSSSKAGETVAATDMDATLSCRICQISVTSASQIKMHMDGAKHQKNLRKQLQEEEQPSEEMKQSTTSATSIDIPLLAGDVDLAMYRTPSNSYYCKMCNKAMNHISILQQHLLGKKHLKASRQYVAS